One Candidatus Edwardsbacteria bacterium genomic window carries:
- the infC gene encoding translation initiation factor IF-3 has translation MEGNLILKEHRINERIRIPEIRVIGAEGNQLGILESREALRMAEEQGLDLVEIAPDAKPPVCKIMDYGKFIYAEEKKLKESRKKQHQTKVKEIRLGPQMGAHDYQVKLNQAKEFLTKRDKVKVSMRFRGREMAHVDLGQKLIDRFIEDIAPLANVEHAPKMEGRTINLVVSPKQV, from the coding sequence TTGGAGGGTAACCTTATTCTGAAAGAACACCGAATCAACGAAAGGATCAGAATCCCCGAGATCAGGGTGATCGGAGCAGAGGGCAACCAGTTGGGGATACTGGAATCCCGCGAAGCCTTAAGAATGGCCGAAGAACAGGGGCTGGACCTGGTGGAGATCGCCCCCGATGCCAAACCCCCGGTGTGCAAGATAATGGACTACGGAAAGTTCATCTACGCCGAGGAGAAGAAACTTAAGGAATCGCGCAAGAAACAGCACCAGACCAAGGTCAAGGAGATCCGCCTGGGCCCGCAGATGGGCGCTCACGATTACCAGGTGAAGCTGAACCAGGCCAAGGAATTCCTGACCAAAAGGGACAAGGTCAAGGTCTCAATGCGCTTCCGGGGGCGGGAGATGGCCCACGTGGACCTGGGCCAGAAGCTGATCGACCGCTTCATAGAGGACATCGCCCCGCTGGCCAATGTGGAACATGCTCCCAAGATGGAGGGCCGGACCATCAACCTGGTGGTGTCCCCCAAACAAGTATAG
- the pheS gene encoding phenylalanine--tRNA ligase subunit alpha: MKDKLATIGAEAEERISGCRSLAELEALRVLYLGRKGELTELLKSVSSLPSEERPSFGAATNQLKVRIGELLDSRKAGLSTTELESRHSQEAVDVTLPGRRPFAGHRHPLSQLLEEISDIFHGMGFSVAEGPDVESSRNNFDALNTPQNHPSRDMQDTFYLNDDQSLLMRTHTSPVQIRTMRSQQPPVRIIAPGRCYRRDAIDASHMPVFHQCEGLYVDRKASLADLKGILNYFARQLLGEKVKIRFRPHFFPFTEPSVEYDFSCLFCGGQGCRVCKQSGWLEISGAGMVDPNVFKNVGYDPEIYQGFAWGLGLERVAMLRYGINDIRLFYQGDLRFLEQF, encoded by the coding sequence ATGAAAGATAAACTGGCAACAATAGGAGCCGAAGCCGAGGAGAGGATCTCCGGCTGCCGGTCCCTGGCCGAGCTGGAGGCCCTGAGGGTCCTGTATCTGGGGCGCAAGGGGGAGCTGACCGAGCTTTTAAAGTCGGTTTCCTCCCTGCCGTCGGAGGAGAGGCCTTCATTCGGGGCCGCCACCAACCAGCTCAAGGTGCGGATCGGTGAATTGCTGGATTCCAGGAAGGCCGGGCTGTCCACCACCGAACTTGAGTCCCGGCACAGCCAGGAGGCGGTGGACGTCACCCTGCCGGGGCGGCGGCCTTTTGCCGGGCACCGGCACCCCCTGTCCCAGCTGCTGGAGGAGATCTCGGACATCTTCCACGGAATGGGCTTCTCGGTGGCCGAGGGCCCGGACGTGGAATCGTCCCGGAATAATTTCGACGCCCTGAACACGCCGCAGAACCACCCCTCACGGGACATGCAGGATACCTTCTACCTCAATGATGACCAGAGCCTGCTGATGAGGACCCATACCTCCCCGGTGCAGATAAGGACCATGAGGTCCCAGCAGCCGCCGGTGCGGATCATCGCCCCCGGCCGGTGCTACCGGCGGGATGCCATCGATGCTTCGCATATGCCGGTGTTCCACCAGTGCGAGGGGCTGTACGTGGACCGGAAGGCCAGCCTGGCCGACCTGAAGGGCATCCTTAATTATTTTGCCCGGCAGTTGCTGGGGGAGAAGGTCAAGATAAGGTTCCGGCCCCATTTCTTCCCCTTTACCGAGCCCAGCGTGGAGTACGATTTCTCCTGCCTGTTCTGCGGAGGCCAGGGCTGCCGGGTCTGCAAGCAGTCCGGCTGGCTGGAGATCTCCGGGGCCGGGATGGTGGATCCCAACGTCTTCAAGAATGTGGGCTACGATCCGGAGATTTACCAGGGATTCGCCTGGGGGCTGGGGCTGGAGCGGGTGGCCATGCTCAGATACGGCATCAACGACATCCGGCTGTTCTACCAGGGGGACCTGAGGTTTCTGGAGCAGTTTTAA
- the rpmI gene encoding 50S ribosomal protein L35 codes for MPKIKTNKAAAKRLKGTGTGKIKRSRACKSHKLTVKSRKRKRVLRQDTLVDSANLKRIKRLLPNL; via the coding sequence ATGCCCAAGATCAAGACCAACAAGGCGGCCGCCAAGCGCCTGAAAGGCACCGGCACCGGCAAGATCAAGCGCTCCCGGGCCTGCAAGAGCCACAAGCTGACCGTCAAGAGCCGCAAGAGAAAACGCGTGCTGCGCCAGGACACCCTGGTGGACTCGGCCAATCTTAAACGCATCAAGAGACTGTTACCCAACCTGTAA
- the rplT gene encoding 50S ribosomal protein L20, with protein sequence MSRVTTAVATRQRKKKIFKKAKGFWGGRKNLYRIAKEAVMRAGQFAYRDRHNKKREFRSLWIVRVNAACRMNGISYNAFINGLKKNNIAIDRKMLAELAVHDPLAFTRIVEAARKESAVKPVPVEKGKPEIGPA encoded by the coding sequence ATGTCCAGAGTTACTACCGCAGTCGCCACCCGGCAGAGAAAGAAAAAGATCTTCAAAAAAGCCAAAGGCTTTTGGGGTGGCCGAAAGAATCTGTACCGCATCGCCAAGGAAGCGGTGATGCGGGCCGGGCAGTTCGCCTATCGCGACCGCCACAACAAGAAACGTGAGTTCCGCAGCCTGTGGATCGTCCGGGTGAATGCCGCCTGCCGGATGAACGGCATTTCCTACAATGCCTTCATCAACGGGCTCAAGAAGAACAACATTGCCATCGACCGCAAGATGCTGGCCGAGCTGGCGGTGCACGACCCGTTGGCCTTTACCAGGATCGTGGAAGCGGCCAGGAAGGAATCCGCCGTCAAGCCGGTTCCGGTTGAAAAAGGGAAGCCGGAGATCGGCCCGGCCTAA